The Streptomyces sp. NBC_01363 region CACCGAGGACGAACTGACGATCTGGCGTACGGCCTGGCAGAAGCAGGCCGGCCCCACCACCGGCCGACCGCCTGCGGGCCCAGAACCAGTGTCACGCTGACGGACGGTGACTGTCACGCCCCTTCGCGATGTCAGATCTTATGTGTCACGCTGCCACGAATCCGCCCCTGTTTATCCGTTTCTCGGGGCCGTTGGGCTGACCTCTGACAAGTGATCTCGACCGATTGCCGGGCGACTTTGACCGCCCGGTTCAGGCCGCTTCGTCCGTTCCTACTCGCCGTCGCTGGTGGTCCGGTTCAGACTCCGGCGCCGGTTCTTCTCGGAGCGACGCACCAGCTCACTCGCCGCGAGCGTCACGGTCGCCACGCCGCGGACCCAGCGGGGCCCGCCACGCTCCGCCCACACCACACACGCACACCCGCCGGCGGCGAGCGCCAAGACGCCGAGCAGCACCAGGCCGACCATGTTCCCCACCTCTGCGTTCATTCGTACGGTCCCGCTGATCATCTCAGGCCGGGAAGGGGCCCAACGGGATGTCCGACCAAAACGACACCTGACTCACAGAGGACCATCGGTCAAGATCAGGTGGCAGGGAACTGCTGGTCGTCAAAATCTCCCGACAAACGGCCAAGATCACTTGTCAGAGGACATGGGCTCTCCAGAGGCCATTTTCGGGAGTGGAGCGTGACACTCAAGATTGAACCTCCCGCGCACTTGTGAGTAGCACGGAGCGTAGTTACGGCCTGGGTTCTGCGGAGTGCTCCCGGGCCCGCCTGCCCGGCGATACCGTGGTGGCACACGCCAGTTCTGCCCTCTGGAGCCCTCGATGAGCGAACAGCCGGCCCCCGCCGACACAGCCGCCCGGCAGCTGGAGCCCGCGGCCGCCGACGCGGTGCGCGCGTACTCGGCCAAGACCCGCGCCGACGCCGACCGGTTCGCCGTCGTCCTCGAGGACATCGCCACCAACGGCCTGCCCGACCCCGAGCAGTGCACCCTGTGGGAGGAACTGCGCGAGGCCCACCTCACCCGCCTCGCCGCTCAGCGCCCGGCTGTCGCCTGATGCCCCACCAACACCGCCGCCGCGCCCGGATCGCGTTCTCCGAATCCGCCGGTCCTCGGCTGCGCGAGTACGCCGACGAAGTCGAGCACGTGCGCCTGCTGTACTGGGTGAGCGCCCTGGACACCACGGTGGTCGTCGCGTACATCGAGGTCTGACCAGCGAAGGAGCCGAGGTGCCCGCACGATGTACGCGAGCAGCCCGGCCTCCCGCAGCATCCCCAGGTGGTACTCCACCGACCGCTCCGACAGCCCGGTACGCCGCACCAGGTACTCGATCCCCGGACGGCACGGGAACAGCTGCGCCAGCTCCTGGGCGACCCGCACCGTCGTCGGCCCGAAACTGCGCGGCCCGTGCGACCGTGCCGCTGCGGCCGGTACAGCCCGGACCCAGCGACCCAGTGGACCGCCTGCATCCAGGGGCCTATCTGGACCAGCTGCCGCATTACGGCCTGGGATATCTGCCGCCCCCAGTGACCGCGCTCCTGCTGATCGCGTGGGGACACCTGCATGGCCTCGTCGCCCTTGAGGTGTTCCGGCATACCTCTTTCCTCGGTGACCACCACACTGAGATCTTCCGCACAGTGATGCGGAACCTGCTTGAGGACATCCATCGCCGGATCGCGGTCGCGCCGGCGCCACGCCCTTGAACCTGAAACTGTCAGGTCGAATTACTCACTCGAATGAGTGGTGAAGCTTTGGTGCCGGCGCCCGGGAAGGGAAACGCTGCCACCCTGAGCTCACGAGTCATTGCTCGTGGACCGGGTCGCGGTGGGTATTCGATTCGCCCACCGCACAAGAAAATTCGAGGTCTTCGCATGCCGGAAAAATCCATTATCCACAGCAAGGCCCAGCATTACTACAACGTGTTCCATCGCGAGCGCGACGGGTGGGTCAGCGAAACCGACGTGTACGCCTGGGTGGGCCGCACGACGCGGGAATTCAAGCTCACGCCAGGAACCGCCCCCGCCAGCGCGCTGCAGAGATCCCTTCTGGAGTACTGGAAGAGATTGTTTGTCCCTATGGACACAGACGGGGACGGCGTCGTATCACGCGACGAATTCCTGGCCGGGTTTGTCAGCCTGGGGGACAAGCCGGATGATTACGCGCGGATTGTCACGCCGTCCGCCAAGGTCTTCGTGGCCACCGCCGACGTCGACGGAGACGGCGAACTCGACAAGTCCGAGTTCAAGCGCCTGTTTCAGTCCTCTTTCGCGCTGAGCGACGAAGACATCGACGTGTCGTTCGCCGACATCGACACCGACAGCTCCGGCTCCATCTCAACTGACGAGCTGAGAGCGGCCATTCGCGTGTTCCACAGCAGTACTGATCCGAACGACCGAGGTCACCGCCTCCTGGGAGCCCTGCGTTCCTGAGCCGACAGCACCGGACAGCGTCCTCTCGTCCGCCGTCGGGTGCTCATTCCACTCGGCACCGGCGATCAGAGGGGCTCCGCCGGTCCCGCATCGAGCCGCGCTCAGGAACAACACGCCAGGAGAATCGACTGTGACCACCCATCT contains the following coding sequences:
- a CDS encoding EF-hand domain-containing protein, with translation MPEKSIIHSKAQHYYNVFHRERDGWVSETDVYAWVGRTTREFKLTPGTAPASALQRSLLEYWKRLFVPMDTDGDGVVSRDEFLAGFVSLGDKPDDYARIVTPSAKVFVATADVDGDGELDKSEFKRLFQSSFALSDEDIDVSFADIDTDSSGSISTDELRAAIRVFHSSTDPNDRGHRLLGALRS